From Sphingomonas sp. Leaf357, the proteins below share one genomic window:
- a CDS encoding lytic transglycosylase domain-containing protein encodes MAFDFSSYLRNGAASNNLGDSFREGQEIARADADAQRKIGLQAQAQRDQQAARTGIAAALSTGDYSKAAAQAALYGDDKSATVLAGLGKDRFDRGAKNTTALANITNAVGALPYEQRRAAIASAKPLLMNQGLDAASIDNFDPTDDNIRALSRVDYSYGAGVDDSIKQQGANTAEFSAQTGRIAAEQPVVVGGSLVTRSGQEVFRAPQYINSPVGNSVIEVGGKTADGYTSGTNLAPGSVTAEQLYRNAIEPQESGGRAGAIGPATKYGRAQGASQMLPATAQSMAQKLNIPWRPDLMTAKSPEGLEYQRKLGIAYTQTALDSTGGDPAKAAAFYHGGPDQSIHGPKTQAYVNQVMSRLGAVVNPQDTTRSTRVIQQGVPTTGAGKTKDAAKDRQAVISGLATTDIAIRSANDLLTHPGLSAAVGSGFDPASYGKINPVTGLPFAGTNAANFRARLDTFKAQTFLPQVQALKGMGALSDAEGKKLTDAVGALNPNMSEDEFKASLRVIIGDLQAARKRASGLLRAAPTAAAPAGATPSFPAGAAAKLRANPALKDAFEAKYGPGSAAQVLGR; translated from the coding sequence ATGGCTTTTGATTTCTCATCTTATCTCCGCAACGGCGCAGCCTCTAATAACCTTGGCGATAGCTTCCGCGAAGGGCAGGAAATCGCGCGCGCGGATGCCGATGCGCAGCGTAAGATTGGATTGCAGGCGCAGGCTCAACGCGATCAGCAGGCAGCACGCACCGGCATCGCAGCCGCCCTCTCCACTGGCGATTACAGCAAGGCCGCAGCGCAGGCGGCGCTATACGGCGACGACAAATCGGCAACCGTTCTGGCCGGATTGGGCAAAGATCGTTTCGACCGTGGCGCGAAGAACACCACGGCGCTGGCCAACATTACCAACGCGGTCGGCGCGCTCCCTTACGAACAGCGCCGTGCGGCGATTGCCAGCGCGAAGCCGCTGTTGATGAATCAGGGCTTGGATGCCGCCAGCATCGACAATTTCGATCCCACGGATGACAACATCCGCGCGCTTAGCCGTGTCGATTACAGCTATGGCGCGGGCGTCGATGACTCGATCAAACAGCAGGGCGCGAACACGGCGGAGTTCAGCGCACAGACTGGCCGTATCGCGGCTGAACAGCCGGTTGTGGTGGGCGGCTCGCTGGTCACGCGGAGTGGCCAAGAGGTGTTCCGTGCACCGCAGTATATCAATAGCCCGGTCGGCAATTCGGTTATCGAAGTCGGCGGCAAGACCGCTGATGGCTACACCTCCGGGACCAATCTCGCTCCCGGTAGCGTGACGGCGGAACAGCTTTACCGCAACGCCATCGAACCCCAAGAATCTGGCGGACGGGCAGGGGCTATTGGTCCCGCGACGAAGTATGGCCGTGCCCAAGGTGCCAGCCAAATGCTCCCGGCTACGGCTCAGAGCATGGCTCAGAAACTCAATATTCCATGGCGTCCCGATCTCATGACGGCCAAGTCGCCGGAAGGTCTCGAATATCAGCGCAAGCTTGGCATTGCCTATACACAGACGGCGCTCGATTCGACCGGTGGCGATCCAGCGAAAGCGGCTGCATTTTACCATGGTGGACCAGATCAATCGATCCACGGCCCGAAGACGCAGGCCTATGTAAATCAGGTCATGAGCCGTCTCGGGGCGGTCGTGAATCCGCAAGATACCACGCGTTCAACGCGTGTGATTCAGCAGGGCGTTCCTACAACCGGTGCCGGGAAGACGAAGGATGCCGCGAAGGATCGTCAGGCCGTTATAAGCGGTCTTGCCACCACGGACATCGCCATCCGTTCGGCAAACGATTTGCTCACTCACCCCGGCCTTAGTGCGGCGGTGGGCAGTGGGTTCGATCCAGCCAGCTACGGCAAGATAAATCCCGTCACCGGCCTCCCTTTCGCTGGCACGAATGCGGCAAACTTCCGCGCGCGCCTCGACACTTTCAAAGCGCAGACCTTTTTGCCGCAGGTTCAGGCTCTTAAAGGCATGGGCGCGTTGTCCGATGCCGAAGGTAAGAAGCTCACGGACGCCGTTGGCGCGCTCAATCCGAACATGTCGGAGGATGAGTTCAAGGCATCGCTCCGCGTCATCATTGGCGATCTCCAAGCCGCTCGTAAGCGAGCCTCCGGGCTGCTTCGTGCCGCTCCAACCGCTGCGGCTCCCGCTGGTGCAACGCCTTCGTTCCCGGCTGGCGCTGCGGCCAAGCTTCGGGCGAACCCGGCATTAAAAGACGCTTTCGAAGCGAAATATGGTCCCGGCTCGGCTGCACAGGTCTTGGGTCGATAA
- a CDS encoding dihydroneopterin aldolase, translating to MAEFTTILDSLAVMIRLGIHPYEVEPQRVIIWVEMTVDYPEPLGQDAIEQVLDYDFVREGILGLAAERRFALQETLCETIAALCLADTRVRQVRVRTMKADVYPDARIGCEISRKRS from the coding sequence ATGGCTGAGTTCACCACGATCCTGGATAGCTTGGCGGTCATGATCCGGCTTGGCATCCACCCCTATGAGGTCGAGCCGCAGCGGGTGATCATCTGGGTCGAGATGACGGTCGATTATCCGGAGCCGCTGGGCCAGGATGCAATCGAACAGGTGCTGGATTACGATTTCGTTCGCGAGGGCATCCTGGGATTGGCGGCGGAACGCCGCTTCGCACTGCAGGAGACGTTATGCGAGACGATCGCGGCTTTGTGCCTCGCCGATACGCGCGTTCGTCAGGTGCGGGTGCGGACGATGAAGGCCGATGTGTATCCGGATGCGCGGATCGGGTGCGAGATCTCGCGGAAGCGTTCCTGA
- a CDS encoding SDR family oxidoreductase, translating to MIDGRTILVTGGAKRLGAVIARALAADGARVVLHYGSSRELAEALAGEIGAAGVVQGDLADSAAIDDLFAQARVVAGGPVQGLVNSASAFAYDTPPALDAALLARLYAIGHSAPVLLASALARQDDLVEGAVVNLLDQKVANLNSDFFSYTGGKTALAGATAMLAQALGPRIRVNAVAPGITLPSGDQSEDEFRAVASENVLRRPVDPADVARAVSFLLGAAGLNGQTLFVDCGQRFLKRDRDVMFDRDHG from the coding sequence ATGATCGACGGGCGGACGATCCTTGTGACGGGCGGCGCGAAGCGGCTGGGCGCGGTGATCGCGCGGGCGCTGGCTGCCGACGGCGCGCGCGTCGTGCTGCATTACGGGTCGTCGCGCGAGCTGGCCGAGGCGCTGGCCGGGGAGATCGGCGCGGCGGGCGTGGTGCAGGGCGATCTGGCCGACAGCGCAGCGATCGACGATCTGTTCGCCCAGGCGCGGGTCGTGGCCGGTGGGCCGGTTCAGGGGCTGGTCAACAGCGCTTCCGCATTCGCGTACGATACGCCGCCCGCGCTCGATGCGGCGCTGCTGGCGCGGCTCTACGCGATCGGGCATTCGGCACCGGTGTTGCTGGCGTCGGCATTGGCGCGGCAGGACGATCTGGTGGAGGGCGCGGTGGTCAATCTGCTCGATCAGAAGGTGGCGAATCTGAACTCCGATTTCTTCTCTTACACCGGCGGCAAGACGGCCCTGGCCGGTGCGACGGCGATGCTGGCCCAGGCTTTGGGACCGCGCATCCGCGTGAATGCGGTGGCGCCGGGGATCACGCTGCCGAGCGGCGACCAGAGCGAGGACGAGTTTCGCGCGGTCGCGAGCGAGAATGTGTTGCGCCGACCGGTCGATCCGGCGGACGTGGCGCGCGCGGTGTCGTTCCTGTTGGGCGCGGCGGGGTTGAACGGGCAGACGCTGTTCGTGGATTGCGGGCAACGCTTCCTGAAGCGCGACCGCGATGTGATGTTCGACCGTGACCATGGCTGA
- a CDS encoding TonB-dependent receptor: MKKFELFAASALALVISMPAVGQTNTPSLPSDPPRTSASSAPDNGKDEEIIVTATKREQTLQDVPISVSVTSQATIERAQIRDLIDLQSVVPSLKVAQLNAVGQTNFIIRGFGNGNGNDGIESSVGVFIDGVYRSRSAAGLDDLPEIERVEVLRGPQSTLFGKNVSAGAISIVTKKPSFEGGGKAEITYGNFNQMQARATVTGPISETIAVRLSGSVNQRDGYFRNVTTGSDVNDRNRHSIRGDILWQPSSDFSLRVIADYNLIKERCCGVLTILNGPATQLIGAPVSAGGVGKNIGNPAAVFDRNVIFNTNPTNRVRGEGISAQADWDVGFAKLTSITAYRNQVNQSQQDIDFTAADISNNTTANEIKTFTQEIRLASDGNGPFSWLLGGFYQDEKLDTGRRVAFGTDARTYLNALTGGLLPLLEGLQGLPTGTYFAPGQGITDNYKLKQRSFSIFGQADYKVTDRLTLTGGLSYLNDRKAAQSDVVVTDQFSLLNLENIPRFGFVPFAALPASVAGCLLQKGYVPGGTVPVNLFGSSLGSRLPGPGSAPCPASRAGVNPFALNGAQFFYANTANHAPVNFPNANESGILKGDKVTYAARAAYDFGFVNAYASYSTGWKAGAYNLSSDSRPPDANGVGRSAAPENVTVYEAGLKAKFTGGYFNLAVFKQTIKGFQSNAFTGLGYSLVNAGKESVKGFEIDAAYRPISFLSFTAAATYLDPKFDSFTGAACVNYDTVRCPINPLTGLRPNFRDLTGTVPAGIPKWSVSTSATLSHDLSDGINAYLRGEYDYTSKFQLTDTTPPELSTYGQNIVNASIGVTFVKAQLEVMGFVRNLTQDNFLISTFPTVAQDGSYSGYPNQPRTYGITVRKSF; the protein is encoded by the coding sequence ATGAAGAAATTCGAATTGTTCGCCGCATCCGCGCTCGCCCTGGTCATCTCGATGCCGGCGGTCGGGCAGACCAACACGCCGTCGCTGCCCTCCGATCCACCCCGTACCAGCGCATCAAGCGCGCCGGACAATGGCAAGGACGAAGAGATCATCGTCACTGCCACCAAACGCGAACAGACGCTGCAGGACGTGCCGATCTCCGTTTCCGTCACGTCGCAGGCGACGATCGAACGCGCGCAGATCCGCGATCTGATCGATCTCCAGTCGGTCGTTCCCTCGCTCAAGGTCGCGCAGCTCAACGCGGTCGGCCAGACCAACTTCATCATCCGTGGCTTCGGCAACGGCAACGGAAACGACGGCATCGAAAGTTCGGTCGGCGTCTTCATCGACGGCGTGTATCGCTCACGCTCCGCCGCTGGCCTGGACGATCTGCCCGAGATCGAGCGCGTCGAAGTGCTGCGCGGGCCGCAATCCACCTTGTTCGGCAAGAACGTGTCGGCCGGCGCGATCAGTATTGTCACCAAGAAGCCGTCGTTCGAAGGGGGTGGCAAGGCCGAAATCACCTATGGCAATTTCAACCAGATGCAGGCGCGCGCCACCGTTACCGGGCCGATCAGCGAAACCATCGCCGTGCGCTTGTCTGGCAGCGTCAATCAGCGCGACGGCTATTTCAGGAATGTTACTACCGGATCCGATGTCAACGATCGGAACCGGCACTCGATTCGCGGCGACATATTGTGGCAGCCATCGTCCGATTTCTCACTGCGCGTGATCGCCGACTATAATCTGATCAAGGAACGCTGCTGCGGCGTGTTGACGATTCTGAACGGGCCGGCAACGCAATTGATCGGCGCGCCGGTTTCGGCCGGTGGCGTAGGCAAGAATATCGGCAATCCGGCGGCGGTGTTCGACCGCAACGTCATCTTCAACACCAACCCCACCAACCGCGTGCGCGGCGAGGGTATTTCGGCCCAGGCAGACTGGGATGTAGGCTTCGCCAAGCTGACTTCGATCACCGCGTATCGCAATCAGGTAAATCAGTCGCAACAGGACATCGATTTCACGGCAGCCGATATTTCGAACAATACCACTGCCAATGAAATCAAGACCTTCACGCAGGAAATTCGTCTCGCATCGGATGGCAACGGTCCGTTCTCCTGGCTGCTTGGAGGCTTTTATCAGGATGAGAAGCTCGACACCGGTCGCCGGGTAGCCTTCGGTACAGACGCCCGGACATATCTGAACGCCTTGACCGGTGGCCTGTTGCCGCTGCTGGAGGGCCTGCAAGGCCTGCCGACCGGCACGTATTTCGCACCAGGCCAAGGCATCACGGACAATTACAAACTCAAGCAGCGCTCGTTCTCGATCTTCGGCCAGGCCGATTACAAGGTTACCGATCGCCTGACGCTGACCGGCGGCCTGTCGTATCTCAACGACCGCAAGGCGGCGCAATCGGATGTGGTGGTGACCGATCAGTTCTCGCTGCTCAACCTCGAGAATATTCCTCGCTTCGGCTTCGTCCCGTTCGCTGCGTTGCCCGCAAGCGTGGCGGGTTGCCTGTTGCAAAAGGGCTATGTGCCGGGCGGCACGGTTCCGGTGAACCTGTTCGGATCGTCGCTCGGCTCTCGCCTGCCCGGCCCCGGCTCGGCCCCATGCCCAGCCTCGCGCGCCGGGGTTAACCCGTTCGCTCTGAACGGCGCGCAATTCTTCTACGCCAACACCGCCAATCATGCGCCGGTCAACTTTCCGAACGCCAACGAATCCGGCATCCTTAAAGGCGACAAGGTCACGTATGCGGCCCGTGCCGCTTACGATTTCGGCTTCGTCAACGCCTATGCCAGCTATTCGACTGGCTGGAAGGCCGGCGCATACAATCTGTCCTCGGACAGTCGTCCGCCAGACGCGAACGGCGTCGGTCGTTCGGCAGCCCCAGAAAACGTCACCGTCTACGAAGCTGGCCTGAAGGCCAAGTTCACCGGCGGCTATTTCAACCTCGCGGTGTTCAAACAGACGATCAAGGGATTCCAGTCCAACGCCTTCACCGGTCTCGGCTACAGTCTGGTCAATGCCGGCAAGGAGTCGGTCAAGGGCTTCGAGATCGATGCCGCGTACCGTCCGATCTCGTTCCTATCCTTCACTGCGGCGGCAACATACCTGGATCCGAAGTTCGACTCCTTCACCGGCGCGGCCTGCGTGAATTATGATACGGTCCGCTGCCCGATCAATCCGCTGACCGGGCTGCGCCCCAACTTTCGCGATCTCACCGGTACGGTTCCGGCCGGCATCCCGAAGTGGAGCGTCTCCACCTCCGCCACGCTCAGCCACGATCTGTCAGACGGCATCAACGCCTACTTGCGGGGCGAATATGACTACACCAGCAAGTTCCAGCTTACCGACACGACTCCGCCGGAATTGTCGACTTATGGCCAGAACATCGTCAACGCCAGCATCGGCGTCACTTTCGTGAAGGCCCAGCTTGAGGTGATGGGCTTCGTCCGCAACCTGACGCAGGATAATTTCCTGATCTCGACCTTCCCGACCGTGGCGCAGGACGGGAGCTATAGCGGCTATCCCAATCAGCCGCGCACATACGGCATCACGGTGCGCAAGTCGTTCTGA
- the leuA gene encoding 2-isopropylmalate synthase, translated as MLRDPSVKYRPFPQIDLPDRQWPSRTIVQPPRWLSTDLRDGNQALIDPMDAEKKTRMFDLLCKVGLKEIEVGFPSAGATEFDFISGLVQHGRIPDDVTIQVLTQSRRDLIEKSFESLKGAPRAIVHLYNAVSPAWRKIVFGMTRDEVRAIAIEGAKILRDCAADQPETDWTFEYSPETFSTAELDFSVEVCASVMEVLAPTPDRPIIFNLPATVECATPNIYADQIEWFGRNIPNRDSVVISLHTHNDRGTGVAAAELGMMAGADRVEGCLLGNGERTGNCDLVTVALNMYTQGVDPKLDFSDIDEIVNTVNYCTNIPVHPRTPYAGDLVFTAFSGSHQDAIKKGFAAQAERNDEVWEVPYLPIDPADLGRSYEAVIRVNSQSGKGGVAWVLEQDKGLKLPKRLQADFSRYVQAYADETSRELNAADIWQVFERTYLARDADRFALRDYEESGASGQRLFVGRVAVDGEERSISGRGNGLISGVIAALGDSTGPALDVVDYSEHAIGHGADAQAAAYVECRTAEGRIVFGVGLDTDIATASVRAVLSAANRA; from the coding sequence ATGCTGCGTGATCCTTCCGTAAAATACCGCCCCTTCCCCCAGATCGATCTGCCCGACCGGCAATGGCCGTCCCGGACGATCGTCCAGCCTCCGCGCTGGCTCTCGACCGACCTGCGCGACGGCAACCAGGCGTTGATCGACCCGATGGACGCCGAAAAGAAGACGCGGATGTTCGATCTGCTGTGCAAGGTCGGATTGAAGGAGATCGAGGTCGGCTTCCCGAGCGCCGGCGCGACCGAATTCGATTTCATCTCCGGCCTCGTCCAGCACGGCCGCATCCCCGACGACGTGACGATCCAAGTGCTGACCCAATCGCGCCGCGACCTGATCGAGAAAAGCTTCGAGAGCCTGAAGGGCGCGCCGCGCGCGATCGTCCATCTCTACAATGCGGTCAGCCCGGCGTGGCGCAAGATCGTCTTCGGCATGACCCGTGACGAGGTTCGCGCGATCGCGATCGAGGGCGCGAAGATCCTGCGCGATTGCGCCGCCGACCAGCCCGAGACCGACTGGACGTTCGAATATTCGCCGGAAACCTTCTCCACCGCCGAACTCGATTTCTCGGTCGAGGTGTGCGCGAGCGTCATGGAGGTGCTGGCCCCCACGCCGGACAGGCCGATCATCTTCAACCTGCCCGCCACGGTCGAATGCGCCACGCCCAACATCTATGCCGACCAGATCGAATGGTTCGGGCGCAACATTCCCAACCGCGACAGCGTGGTGATCTCGCTGCACACCCATAACGATCGCGGCACCGGCGTCGCGGCGGCGGAACTCGGCATGATGGCCGGCGCCGACCGCGTGGAGGGCTGCCTGCTCGGCAACGGCGAGCGCACCGGAAATTGCGACCTCGTCACGGTCGCGCTCAACATGTACACGCAAGGTGTTGATCCAAAGCTCGATTTCTCCGACATCGACGAGATCGTCAACACCGTGAACTATTGCACGAACATCCCCGTCCATCCACGGACGCCCTATGCCGGCGATCTGGTCTTCACCGCGTTTTCGGGCAGCCATCAGGACGCCATCAAGAAAGGCTTCGCCGCGCAGGCGGAGCGCAACGACGAAGTGTGGGAAGTGCCCTATCTGCCGATCGACCCGGCCGATCTCGGCCGCAGCTACGAGGCGGTGATCCGGGTCAATTCGCAGTCCGGCAAGGGCGGCGTCGCCTGGGTGCTGGAACAGGACAAGGGCCTTAAGCTGCCCAAGCGCCTGCAGGCCGATTTCAGCCGCTACGTGCAGGCCTATGCCGATGAAACGAGCCGCGAACTGAACGCCGCCGATATCTGGCAGGTATTCGAACGTACTTATCTGGCGCGCGACGCCGACCGGTTTGCGCTACGCGACTATGAGGAAAGCGGTGCCAGCGGTCAGCGGCTGTTCGTCGGCCGCGTCGCGGTCGATGGCGAGGAACGCTCGATCTCCGGGCGCGGCAACGGCCTGATCTCCGGCGTCATCGCCGCGTTGGGCGACAGTACGGGGCCGGCGCTCGACGTGGTCGATTACAGCGAACACGCCATCGGCCACGGCGCGGATGCGCAGGCCGCGGCCTATGTCGAATGCCGCACGGCAGAGGGACGTATCGTATTCGGCGTGGGGCTCGATACCGACATCGCAACCGCGAGCGTGCGCGCGGTGCTGAGCGCAGCGAACAGGGCCTGA
- the folE gene encoding GTP cyclohydrolase I FolE has translation MTDLGSDPEPEKIAAIPAKIAVPEEVQEAIRTLIRWSGDDPTREGLVDTPVRVARAWKEYCSGYDDDPRQHLSRVFDEVGGYDELVLLKDIPFQSHCEHHMAPIIGKAHIAYLPRDHVVGISKLARVLNAFARRLQVQERLTAEVADCIWDGLKPHGVAVVIEASHACMTARGVRTPGVKMVTSRMMGVFREDERSRKEVLALMHG, from the coding sequence ATGACCGACCTCGGATCGGATCCGGAGCCTGAAAAAATTGCCGCCATACCGGCGAAGATTGCCGTGCCGGAAGAGGTTCAGGAGGCGATCCGCACGCTGATCCGCTGGTCGGGCGACGATCCGACGCGCGAGGGACTCGTCGATACGCCGGTCCGCGTGGCGCGCGCCTGGAAGGAATATTGCAGCGGATACGACGACGATCCCCGGCAGCACCTGTCGCGTGTGTTCGACGAGGTCGGCGGTTACGACGAACTCGTCCTGCTGAAGGACATCCCGTTCCAGTCGCATTGCGAGCACCACATGGCGCCGATCATCGGCAAGGCGCACATCGCCTATCTGCCGCGCGACCATGTCGTCGGGATCTCCAAACTCGCGCGGGTGCTGAACGCCTTCGCCCGGCGGCTACAGGTGCAGGAGCGGCTGACCGCCGAGGTAGCGGACTGCATCTGGGATGGGTTGAAGCCGCATGGCGTGGCGGTGGTGATCGAGGCGAGTCATGCCTGCATGACGGCGCGGGGCGTGCGCACTCCGGGCGTCAAGATGGTCACGAGCCGTATGATGGGGGTGTTTCGCGAGGACGAACGCAGCCGCAAGGAAGTGCTTGCGCTGATGCACGGATGA
- a CDS encoding SWIB/MDM2 domain-containing protein produces MAKTPTAAAAPKTGGIHAPVQPSPELGAIVGNDKLPRSEVISKVWEYIKKHNLQNPENKREILADEKLKKVFGRDKCTMFEMNKYIAAHLKA; encoded by the coding sequence ATGGCGAAGACCCCAACTGCGGCCGCGGCCCCCAAGACCGGCGGCATCCATGCCCCCGTCCAGCCGTCGCCCGAGCTCGGTGCGATCGTCGGCAACGACAAGCTGCCGCGCAGCGAAGTGATCTCAAAGGTCTGGGAGTACATCAAGAAGCACAACCTTCAGAACCCGGAAAACAAGCGTGAAATTCTCGCAGACGAGAAGCTGAAGAAGGTATTCGGTCGCGACAAGTGCACGATGTTCGAGATGAACAAGTACATCGCGGCGCACCTCAAGGCCTAA
- a CDS encoding GNAT family N-acetyltransferase codes for MRTYDPSALNTLANHPETVRWLLWNPEDHPETDGFLLLDNLFEDWRFIVLHNGDRELTMDDVMAGAPLPSLALIFEWSAPGVYEVHTISHPNARGGNLVEEMKGLLHEMFTEWGADMIWGQVAVDNPRALKFFPKIGGVSAGTGHHHVAGDVEYFRNSRERWLADHWNEHNKC; via the coding sequence ATGAGAACCTATGACCCATCGGCCTTGAACACGCTGGCTAATCACCCCGAAACCGTAAGATGGCTACTATGGAACCCGGAGGATCATCCTGAGACCGATGGATTTCTTCTGTTGGACAACTTGTTCGAAGACTGGCGCTTCATCGTCCTGCATAACGGTGACCGCGAATTGACGATGGACGATGTGATGGCTGGCGCTCCGCTTCCTTCGCTCGCGCTGATTTTCGAATGGTCCGCCCCCGGTGTCTATGAGGTTCACACGATCAGCCATCCCAACGCACGCGGCGGCAATCTCGTGGAGGAAATGAAAGGTCTCCTGCATGAGATGTTCACGGAATGGGGAGCGGATATGATCTGGGGCCAAGTCGCGGTGGATAACCCTCGTGCCTTGAAGTTCTTCCCGAAGATCGGAGGCGTCTCCGCTGGCACTGGCCACCATCATGTAGCTGGCGATGTCGAATATTTTCGAAACTCGCGCGAAAGATGGTTAGCGGATCATTGGAACGAACATAACAAATGTTAA
- a CDS encoding DUF2945 domain-containing protein: MSDLKKGDEVTWKSHGGTAHGHVEKKQTSPTTIKGHKVAATKDDPQFIVRSDNGGKAAHKEGALKKA; encoded by the coding sequence ATGAGCGACCTGAAGAAAGGCGACGAAGTCACTTGGAAATCGCACGGCGGCACCGCGCATGGCCATGTCGAGAAGAAACAGACCAGCCCCACCACCATCAAGGGTCACAAGGTCGCCGCCACCAAGGATGATCCGCAGTTTATTGTAAGGAGTGACAACGGCGGAAAGGCGGCGCACAAGGAGGGCGCGCTGAAGAAGGCGTGA